The following proteins are co-located in the Pedobacter sp. FW305-3-2-15-E-R2A2 genome:
- a CDS encoding beta-N-acetylhexosaminidase: MRIFISIISTLLLFQVSRAQLPSLIPQPVEMTIGKTSENFSIDHRSTQLFISDNKLKPAADFFINYIKKYYNLDLSLTTGTDLNRKNVINLTLIKVADPNPEQYALAVSSKSVNIRSSSPAGIFYGIQTLIQLLPPSAKAFPLQVQAVTITDYPRFAYRGMHLDVSRHFFDVSFVKKYIDYLAMHKLNYFHWHLTDDHGWRIEIKKHPRLTEVGAWRDGSIIGLYPGTGNDGIRYGGYYTQEEVKEVIRYATERYITIIPEIEMPGHSMAVLAAYPELSTTPKLPKKVAETWGIFNKFNNVLLPSEQTFTFLEEVLTEVMNLFPSSYIHIGGDECSKIWWKQSAFSQQLIKEKGLKNEIGLQSYFIHRIEKFVNSKGKTIIGWDEILDGGLAPNAVVMSWRGEKGGIAAAKQKHKVIMTPENFMYFNHAQFLKEDSLTAAKFLPLANVYNYEPIPAALSPAEGKYIWGAQGNLWSEYISNPAKAEYMLFPRLDALSEVLWSPKAKRNYSSFQQRLKQQLRRYDQMGIKYSKRYWEN, translated from the coding sequence ATGAGAATCTTCATCAGTATCATCAGCACCCTGCTGTTGTTCCAGGTAAGTCGCGCGCAACTCCCTTCACTTATCCCACAACCTGTGGAAATGACGATAGGAAAGACATCAGAGAACTTTTCTATCGATCACCGTAGCACACAGCTATTTATCAGCGACAACAAGCTGAAACCGGCCGCAGATTTCTTCATTAACTATATCAAAAAATACTATAACCTGGACCTTAGCCTGACCACGGGAACTGATTTGAACAGAAAAAATGTAATCAATCTAACCCTCATAAAAGTTGCTGATCCAAATCCGGAGCAGTACGCTTTGGCGGTAAGCAGTAAATCTGTCAACATTCGCTCTTCTTCCCCTGCAGGTATATTTTATGGCATACAAACCCTGATCCAACTATTGCCTCCAAGTGCCAAAGCATTTCCTTTACAGGTTCAGGCAGTAACGATCACGGACTATCCACGTTTTGCGTATCGGGGAATGCACCTGGATGTCAGCAGACATTTTTTTGATGTCAGCTTTGTCAAAAAATACATTGATTATCTGGCGATGCACAAGCTCAATTATTTCCACTGGCACCTGACGGATGATCATGGATGGCGCATAGAAATAAAAAAACATCCAAGATTAACTGAGGTTGGTGCCTGGAGAGATGGCTCCATCATCGGCCTTTATCCTGGAACAGGGAACGATGGCATCCGCTATGGCGGCTACTATACCCAGGAAGAAGTAAAAGAAGTGATCCGATATGCCACAGAGCGATACATTACCATCATCCCTGAGATAGAAATGCCTGGACATAGCATGGCGGTCCTCGCCGCTTATCCGGAATTGAGCACTACACCTAAGCTTCCTAAGAAAGTCGCCGAAACCTGGGGAATTTTCAATAAATTCAATAATGTATTACTTCCCTCTGAGCAAACCTTTACTTTCCTGGAAGAAGTCCTAACCGAAGTGATGAACCTCTTCCCCTCTTCCTATATCCATATTGGCGGAGATGAATGTTCGAAGATCTGGTGGAAACAGTCTGCCTTTTCCCAACAACTGATTAAAGAGAAAGGATTGAAAAACGAAATCGGACTGCAAAGCTATTTTATCCATAGGATAGAAAAGTTTGTGAACAGCAAAGGAAAAACCATTATCGGATGGGATGAGATCCTTGATGGTGGCCTTGCTCCTAACGCGGTGGTGATGAGCTGGCGTGGTGAAAAGGGAGGTATTGCTGCGGCAAAACAAAAACATAAAGTCATCATGACTCCGGAGAATTTCATGTACTTCAATCATGCACAGTTCTTAAAGGAAGATTCCCTCACTGCAGCGAAGTTCCTGCCCCTGGCTAACGTCTATAATTATGAGCCTATACCTGCAGCGCTGAGTCCTGCCGAAGGCAAATACATCTGGGGAGCACAAGGCAACCTTTGGTCGGAATACATCAGCAATCCCGCTAAAGCCGAGTACATGTTATTTCCAAGACTGGATGCTTTGAGTGAAGTATTATGGAGCCCTAAAGCCAAGCGCAATTACAGCAGTTTTCAGCAGAGATTAAAACAGCAACTCAGGAGGTATGACCAAATGGGAATAAAATACAGTAAAAGATATTGGGAGAATTAA
- a CDS encoding DCC1-like thiol-disulfide oxidoreductase family protein: protein MNEDRDHAVIFFDGVCNLCNHSVQFIIKRDHKDYFRFAALQSDIARQRLSDFDFNAEDLKTIMLLEDGKVYLRSTAALRIARKLSGGWSLWYGFIIIPSFIRDFIYKLVANNRYRIWGKTESCMVPSPDLKAKFL from the coding sequence ATGAATGAAGATCGGGATCACGCGGTGATTTTTTTTGATGGGGTCTGCAATCTGTGTAATCATTCAGTGCAGTTCATCATTAAGAGAGACCATAAAGATTACTTCCGTTTTGCAGCTTTGCAAAGTGACATCGCAAGGCAAAGGTTGTCGGACTTTGATTTCAATGCGGAAGATTTGAAAACGATCATGCTTTTGGAAGATGGTAAGGTTTACCTTCGTTCTACTGCGGCACTTCGCATTGCGAGAAAGCTGAGTGGAGGCTGGTCTCTTTGGTATGGATTTATCATCATTCCCTCATTTATCAGGGATTTCATCTACAAACTTGTTGCGAATAACAGGTACCGGATATGGGGGAAGACAGAGAGTTGTATGGTTCCTTCTCCCGATCTCAAAGCGAAATTCCTGTAA
- the pyrR gene encoding bifunctional pyr operon transcriptional regulator/uracil phosphoribosyltransferase PyrR, translating to MQKRTLLDGQKFQITIKRLCHQLIENHTDFSNTVLIGIQPRGSYFADRVQTELSQILKKSTIKKGNLDITFFRDDFRRKDGIVSANSNTIDFIIEGKNVILIDDVLWTGRTIRAAMDALLAYGRPERVELMVLIDRRFSRHLPIEPDYIGQQVDSLNSQQVRVSWKETEGEDKVILISESNK from the coding sequence ATGCAAAAGAGAACCCTGCTAGACGGTCAAAAATTCCAGATCACAATTAAGAGACTTTGTCATCAATTAATTGAGAACCATACCGATTTTTCAAATACTGTTTTAATTGGCATTCAGCCAAGAGGCAGCTACTTTGCCGATAGAGTACAGACCGAACTCTCCCAAATCCTTAAGAAAAGTACCATCAAGAAAGGCAATTTAGACATTACCTTTTTCCGGGACGACTTCAGAAGGAAGGACGGAATTGTTTCTGCAAATAGCAACACCATAGATTTTATTATCGAAGGAAAGAACGTAATCCTGATTGATGATGTACTCTGGACCGGACGCACGATACGCGCCGCGATGGATGCATTACTGGCTTACGGACGCCCGGAAAGAGTAGAGTTGATGGTCTTGATTGACAGGCGTTTTTCAAGACATCTGCCTATTGAGCCCGATTATATCGGCCAGCAGGTAGACAGCTTAAACTCACAACAGGTAAGGGTGAGCTGGAAAGAAACAGAAGGAGAAGACAAAGTAATCTTAATATCAGAAAGCAATAAATAA
- a CDS encoding aspartate carbamoyltransferase catalytic subunit, with product MAADKLSTRHLLGIKDINRNDIELILETADNFKDVINRPIKKVPSLRDITIANIFFENSTRTKLSFELAEKRLSADTINFAASSSSVSKGETLIDTVNNILAMKVDMVVMRHPYAGAGQFLSKHINAQIVNAGDGAHEHPTQALLDAFSIRQKLGDVAGKKVVIVGDILHSRVAISNILCLQKLGAEVMVCGPTTLIPKHIESLGVKVEHNLIKALNWCDVANMLRIQLERQDIKYFPSLREYAMMYGLNKQILDNLDKEIIVMHPGPINRGVEITSDVADSKQSIILEQVENGVAVRMAVLYLLASQRD from the coding sequence ATGGCAGCAGACAAATTATCGACCCGACATCTTTTAGGTATCAAAGATATTAACCGAAATGATATCGAATTGATCTTAGAAACTGCAGATAATTTTAAAGATGTGATCAACAGGCCGATTAAAAAAGTGCCTTCCCTGAGAGACATCACGATTGCCAATATCTTCTTTGAAAATTCTACCCGTACCAAGCTTTCTTTTGAGCTGGCAGAAAAGAGACTTTCTGCAGATACGATCAATTTTGCAGCTTCTTCCTCTTCAGTGAGTAAGGGAGAAACCCTGATTGACACGGTAAACAATATCCTCGCCATGAAGGTGGATATGGTAGTCATGAGACACCCCTATGCAGGAGCAGGTCAGTTCCTGAGCAAACACATTAATGCACAGATCGTAAACGCTGGAGACGGCGCACATGAACACCCCACACAAGCCCTTTTAGATGCCTTCTCTATCCGCCAGAAACTGGGTGATGTAGCTGGTAAAAAAGTGGTGATTGTAGGTGATATTTTACACTCCAGGGTAGCGATATCCAACATTCTATGCCTGCAAAAACTGGGTGCAGAAGTGATGGTATGCGGCCCTACAACCTTGATTCCTAAACACATCGAAAGTTTGGGTGTAAAGGTAGAACACAACCTGATTAAAGCTTTAAACTGGTGTGATGTGGCCAATATGCTGCGCATCCAGCTGGAAAGACAAGATATCAAATATTTCCCTTCCCTGAGGGAATACGCCATGATGTACGGCTTAAACAAGCAAATCCTGGACAATTTAGATAAGGAGATCATTGTAATGCACCCAGGCCCGATTAACCGTGGTGTGGAGATCACCAGTGATGTTGCCGACAGCAAACAATCCATCATCCTTGAACAGGTAGAAAATGGAGTAGCTGTAAGGATGGCTGTGCTTTACCTATTGGCTTCTCAAAGAGATTAA
- a CDS encoding tetratricopeptide repeat protein: MQKKYLFIPLLLAGSFTSSYAQSSILVNLNQNYRTGLELLDNEKYIAAAQQFRLVEQARQKPGAQQESNSELSLLKENAKFYAAVCALELGNNDAESLFQNFIKDYPLNANTKLAYFHVGKSYFAQENYQKALDWFEKTDPSTLSGKQRLEYQFKQGYAYFMLKNTEKAEPLFEIVKKEKSQYQESATYYFAYINYLNKEYKTALANFEKLKGSPTYEASYPYYITSMYYLDERYDDVISYAIPILKTSKQQYEAEMLSLIAASYFAKSDFTNAEKYFSEYYAKDKSEVKNNLFIYQYGYSLFHLKRYQESVAILEKLDTDDVYLQSGMYTLGRSFIQLKNKEKARSAFFRSSRLDFDKFIQEEAWINYARLSYELDFNQQALESTQNFLKQFPKSRKANEAKTLLGEILLTSKNYQAAIDILEPIPDKSPEAKEAYQKVTYFRGLEFYNERAFPNALSMFLRSEKFPEDKEIHALSTYWKAEASYELRKFGEAVKNFELFLDMPGADKTEVYNFANYALAYAAFEDERYGKAATYFERFLKGNDKDQKTVTDATIRLADSYFVNKSYGNALENYNKIIASKSTGEDYALFQRGMIQGLENQNDAKINTMQSLLKQFPNSNYADDAGFETAYTYFNKGDLDKSKTDLTSLISQYPRSSYVPRALVTIGLVQYNQDQDDAAAETFKKVIADYGSTEEAKQALESIKNIYVDKGDSEGFISYAKTTPIGDFSLAEQDNIIFTAANNRYLKGDAKGAFEAINAYFDKFPKAIHTKEAKFIRAESLVKLGRPDEAIPDYEFILNDWTSDYTERSLVSISKLFLDQKKYNEAIVYLKRLETTADYKVHYTYAINNLLKAYSALNMPDDVIKYVALIKESDKSSQEEKSSSELYAGKAYLAKADTTLAVKSFNMVVEKTKTLAAAEAKYNIAAIQYAKREYKTSTKTCFDLINNLSSYDYWVAKSFILLADNYVALKDNLQAKSTLLSLIDNYDGKDDIVQTAKEKLQKIK, from the coding sequence ATGCAGAAAAAATACCTTTTTATTCCGCTATTATTAGCAGGTAGCTTTACGTCTAGTTATGCGCAGTCCAGCATACTAGTCAATTTAAATCAGAATTACCGAACCGGTCTGGAGTTACTGGACAATGAAAAGTACATCGCAGCAGCACAACAATTTAGGTTGGTAGAACAAGCCAGACAAAAGCCGGGTGCGCAACAGGAAAGTAACTCAGAACTATCCCTTCTTAAAGAAAATGCAAAGTTTTATGCTGCCGTTTGTGCACTGGAGCTTGGAAATAATGATGCGGAAAGCCTGTTCCAGAACTTTATCAAAGATTACCCCCTGAATGCAAATACCAAACTGGCCTATTTCCATGTCGGTAAATCCTATTTTGCTCAGGAAAACTATCAGAAAGCATTGGATTGGTTTGAAAAAACAGACCCTTCTACCCTTTCCGGAAAACAACGTTTAGAATATCAGTTCAAACAAGGTTATGCTTATTTCATGTTGAAAAACACTGAGAAAGCAGAGCCTCTTTTTGAGATCGTAAAAAAAGAAAAATCCCAATATCAGGAAAGCGCAACTTACTATTTTGCGTACATCAATTACCTGAACAAGGAGTATAAAACAGCATTGGCGAATTTTGAAAAATTAAAAGGCTCGCCAACATACGAAGCAAGTTATCCTTATTACATCACTTCGATGTATTACTTAGATGAGCGTTACGATGATGTAATTTCCTACGCTATTCCCATTTTAAAAACATCGAAGCAACAGTATGAAGCAGAAATGCTGAGCTTAATCGCAGCCTCTTATTTTGCCAAATCTGATTTCACCAATGCAGAGAAATATTTCAGTGAATATTATGCAAAAGACAAATCAGAGGTAAAAAACAACCTGTTTATCTATCAGTATGGATATTCCTTATTTCATTTGAAAAGATACCAGGAATCTGTAGCGATTCTGGAAAAACTAGACACGGATGATGTATACCTGCAAAGCGGGATGTATACGCTGGGTCGCTCTTTCATTCAATTGAAAAACAAAGAAAAAGCACGCAGTGCCTTCTTCAGGTCTTCAAGACTTGACTTTGATAAATTCATACAGGAAGAAGCATGGATCAACTATGCAAGATTAAGTTATGAGCTGGATTTCAATCAGCAGGCCTTAGAATCTACCCAGAACTTCTTAAAGCAATTCCCGAAATCAAGGAAAGCCAATGAAGCTAAAACCTTATTGGGGGAAATTCTGTTAACGAGTAAAAACTACCAGGCAGCAATAGACATTCTGGAGCCTATTCCTGATAAATCGCCGGAAGCAAAAGAAGCTTACCAGAAAGTAACCTATTTCAGAGGACTTGAGTTCTATAATGAAAGGGCCTTCCCTAATGCATTATCGATGTTCTTACGCTCAGAAAAATTCCCTGAAGACAAAGAAATCCATGCTTTAAGTACTTACTGGAAAGCCGAAGCCAGTTATGAACTGAGAAAATTCGGAGAGGCAGTGAAAAACTTCGAACTGTTCCTCGACATGCCGGGTGCAGATAAAACCGAAGTTTACAATTTCGCCAATTATGCTTTGGCTTATGCAGCTTTCGAAGATGAGCGTTATGGAAAAGCAGCAACCTATTTTGAACGCTTCCTGAAAGGAAATGATAAAGATCAGAAAACGGTAACCGATGCGACCATCAGGTTAGCGGATTCCTATTTTGTAAATAAAAGCTATGGCAATGCCTTAGAGAATTATAACAAAATTATTGCTTCAAAATCTACCGGAGAAGATTATGCCCTTTTCCAACGTGGGATGATCCAGGGACTTGAAAACCAAAACGATGCAAAGATCAATACGATGCAGAGTTTGTTAAAGCAGTTCCCCAACTCTAACTATGCCGATGACGCCGGATTTGAAACTGCCTATACCTATTTCAATAAAGGAGATCTGGACAAATCAAAAACAGATTTGACTTCCCTGATCAGCCAATATCCACGCAGTAGTTATGTGCCGCGTGCCTTGGTGACGATCGGATTGGTTCAATACAACCAGGATCAGGATGATGCCGCTGCAGAGACCTTCAAAAAAGTAATTGCCGATTACGGAAGTACTGAAGAGGCCAAACAGGCTTTGGAATCCATCAAGAACATTTACGTAGATAAAGGAGATTCAGAAGGCTTTATCAGCTATGCAAAGACCACACCGATCGGAGATTTCTCTCTGGCTGAACAAGATAACATCATCTTTACCGCTGCAAATAACCGTTACCTGAAAGGCGATGCCAAAGGAGCTTTCGAAGCCATCAATGCTTATTTTGATAAATTCCCTAAAGCCATTCATACCAAAGAAGCTAAGTTCATCAGAGCAGAGTCATTGGTGAAATTAGGAAGACCGGATGAGGCGATTCCTGATTATGAGTTCATCTTAAATGACTGGACCAGTGATTATACCGAACGTTCCTTAGTTTCTATCTCCAAGTTATTCCTGGATCAGAAAAAATATAATGAAGCCATCGTATACCTGAAAAGACTGGAAACAACGGCAGATTATAAAGTGCACTATACTTATGCCATCAATAACCTGTTGAAAGCTTACAGCGCTTTAAACATGCCTGATGATGTCATTAAATATGTGGCATTGATCAAAGAGTCTGACAAATCTTCACAGGAAGAAAAAAGCAGCTCCGAACTGTATGCAGGAAAGGCCTATTTAGCAAAAGCAGATACAACCCTTGCTGTGAAGTCATTTAACATGGTGGTGGAGAAAACAAAAACGCTTGCGGCCGCAGAAGCAAAATATAACATCGCTGCAATTCAATATGCAAAAAGAGAATATAAAACTTCTACAAAAACCTGTTTTGACCTGATCAATAACTTATCATCTTATGATTATTGGGTGGCTAAATCTTTCATTCTGTTAGCAGATAACTACGTTGCATTAAAAGACAATCTACAAGCTAAAAGCACGCTCCTTAGCCTTATAGACAATTATGATGGCAAGGACGATATCGTCCAGACTGCTAAGGAAAAATTACAAAAAATTAAATAA
- a CDS encoding TonB-dependent receptor: protein MRLTKLIYTTLFFITAGTLSTLAQDTKTNEKKTEEKAVTEEIEVVRPYKPVLAEAVKLRRSPDLNTVKTYKAKFNYSLTDRKLELNSDINKLQAEQVAKERETELINNYVKGGFGIRTTILGEAYINLGRDEALQAGAFFKHFGQKGKLAGQEVNQQQLSVFGRSIGDQVTMSGRVNYQRNGLFFYGFNPAKPELNLNPDRQTLSFIEAEGEIVNKYTDDPDALSYAVKLNGYLWNDKYAAKENSIVLNGYVNKRISSFNLGLAASAEFGNTKDALVSVGNNVLKLNPYIRLQANGVKINAGINFVQEFGAFSKSRIFPAITADLTLIPDYLQLFAEVKGDVNRNSLKQFTDENPFLNSNIQIRNSVEKLGFSAGIKGTGGPGFGYKARVYHKKISDMPLFVNNFANPTRFDVIYDFGTTTMTGLEGEISVQVSNSLKWTGKLNFEDYKPAQETESWFKPQMRISSDLLFNITDKIGLNASVAIQDASKAKVYTAAPASPYLIPDHSIETVQSVKAFVDLGVGASYKINNKFSAFARANNLLNTSYSRYLYYPTIGTNIFGGLTYSF from the coding sequence ATGAGATTGACGAAATTAATATATACCACCCTATTTTTTATTACTGCTGGAACGCTGAGCACATTGGCACAGGATACCAAGACTAATGAAAAGAAAACTGAAGAGAAAGCCGTAACAGAAGAGATTGAAGTCGTAAGGCCTTATAAACCAGTTTTGGCAGAAGCCGTAAAACTGAGAAGGAGCCCGGATCTGAATACGGTAAAAACCTATAAAGCAAAATTCAATTATAGCCTGACCGACAGGAAGCTGGAATTGAATTCAGATATCAATAAATTACAGGCAGAACAAGTTGCAAAGGAAAGAGAAACAGAATTGATCAACAATTATGTGAAAGGTGGTTTTGGAATCCGTACCACGATCTTAGGAGAAGCCTACATCAACCTGGGCAGAGATGAAGCCTTACAGGCAGGTGCCTTCTTTAAACATTTCGGACAAAAAGGAAAACTTGCCGGACAAGAAGTGAATCAACAGCAATTGAGTGTATTTGGAAGAAGCATTGGTGATCAGGTGACCATGAGTGGCCGCGTGAATTACCAGAGAAACGGTTTGTTCTTTTATGGCTTTAACCCGGCGAAACCAGAACTTAACCTGAATCCGGACAGACAAACACTAAGCTTTATTGAGGCAGAAGGAGAAATCGTAAATAAGTATACAGACGATCCTGATGCACTCAGCTACGCTGTAAAATTAAACGGATACTTATGGAATGATAAGTATGCGGCAAAAGAAAACTCTATTGTTCTGAACGGATATGTGAACAAAAGAATCAGCAGCTTTAACTTAGGTCTTGCCGCTTCTGCAGAATTTGGAAATACCAAAGATGCCCTGGTAAGTGTTGGAAATAATGTATTAAAATTAAACCCATACATCAGGCTGCAGGCTAATGGGGTGAAGATCAATGCAGGTATTAATTTCGTACAGGAATTCGGTGCTTTTTCAAAAAGCAGAATCTTCCCTGCAATTACTGCAGACCTGACCTTAATCCCAGACTACCTGCAATTGTTTGCTGAAGTAAAAGGTGATGTGAACCGCAACTCTTTGAAACAATTTACCGATGAAAATCCCTTCCTGAACTCGAATATTCAAATCAGAAATTCAGTAGAGAAATTAGGATTCAGCGCAGGTATTAAAGGAACCGGTGGTCCGGGCTTTGGTTACAAAGCGAGAGTTTACCACAAGAAAATTTCTGATATGCCACTTTTCGTAAACAACTTTGCAAACCCTACCCGTTTTGATGTGATCTATGATTTCGGAACAACAACAATGACCGGTCTTGAAGGTGAGATTTCGGTACAGGTAAGTAATTCCCTGAAATGGACTGGAAAACTGAACTTTGAAGACTATAAACCTGCTCAGGAAACTGAAAGCTGGTTTAAACCACAAATGAGAATCAGCTCAGATTTATTATTTAACATCACGGATAAGATTGGATTAAATGCATCTGTAGCCATTCAGGATGCCAGCAAAGCAAAAGTTTACACTGCTGCACCAGCTAGTCCCTATCTGATTCCAGATCATTCTATCGAAACCGTACAAAGTGTGAAAGCTTTTGTAGACCTTGGTGTGGGTGCCAGCTATAAAATCAACAACAAATTCTCTGCTTTTGCAAGAGCAAACAATCTGTTGAATACCTCTTACAGCAGGTACCTGTATTATCCAACGATTGGAACCAATATTTTCGGAGGTCTAACTTACTCCTTCTAA
- a CDS encoding SPOR domain-containing protein: MDMLAYLTELIKTRKEVGIPGLGTIYKKKSPGRYDAETHSFLPPSYVLDFSSELRAQTLLIDHICKKRNISPDAATYYVDQFSDEIKKQLEEHEEASFYPLGTLYGTPDTLSFKPVNDQNFGFDFYGLPPVKEAADVVAEPEEILPYSAAPVIADLQPEEESLTEDPAVHQVTEEQLELENSNADLREEEIASLNPAEQQELSERVDEAAATEVPAIEEIPAQEEEEQPVPPATHPEETPVDAAEAEDLPKTEIPAEETLTEELPVAEVYEVEEEIQPLVVADEQPVYEEIAEVELPKKPVDQPVIETVVPTSINDTYAQANRAVYEPRPAPVQEQPIEREQLTETTFYNSDGEYSDQAKTPVYLKILIALLLILIGLAAAYFIRPDLFDPILKRGQNSTVLPVETSPSVQDAKLTADSLAKADSLKRNSAQALPVKDTTKKDSSNVTKPAAAKPVVPKPETTVPITQKPIATTPPAVETGTTYEVIGSSVTSQREAERFIANMKSLGITAKAIPPTNGRKIIKLSIGSFKDYNTAHQERPKLEKKLGIKDTYIHTNKPL, encoded by the coding sequence ATGGACATGCTAGCGTATCTTACAGAGCTTATTAAAACCCGTAAAGAGGTTGGGATCCCCGGACTTGGAACGATCTATAAAAAGAAATCACCAGGAAGGTATGATGCGGAGACGCATTCGTTTCTACCGCCAAGCTATGTACTGGATTTCAGTTCTGAATTAAGAGCGCAAACACTGTTAATTGACCATATCTGTAAAAAAAGAAATATATCCCCGGATGCAGCCACGTATTATGTGGATCAGTTTTCGGACGAAATAAAGAAACAATTAGAGGAGCATGAAGAGGCCAGTTTCTATCCCCTGGGTACTTTATATGGCACTCCGGACACCTTAAGCTTTAAACCTGTAAATGATCAAAACTTCGGTTTTGATTTTTACGGTTTACCGCCAGTCAAAGAAGCCGCCGATGTAGTGGCAGAACCAGAAGAAATCCTGCCTTATTCTGCAGCGCCCGTGATCGCAGATCTTCAGCCAGAAGAAGAATCCCTTACGGAGGATCCAGCTGTACATCAGGTTACCGAAGAACAGTTGGAACTGGAAAACAGCAATGCAGATCTTAGAGAAGAAGAAATCGCTTCCCTTAATCCTGCAGAACAACAAGAGCTTTCTGAGCGTGTGGACGAGGCCGCTGCAACCGAAGTTCCTGCAATAGAAGAAATACCAGCTCAGGAAGAAGAAGAACAACCTGTCCCGCCTGCAACGCATCCTGAAGAAACACCCGTTGATGCAGCAGAGGCTGAAGACCTGCCTAAAACAGAAATCCCGGCAGAAGAAACCCTGACAGAAGAGCTTCCGGTAGCAGAAGTATACGAGGTCGAAGAAGAAATTCAACCTTTAGTTGTCGCTGATGAACAACCTGTCTATGAAGAAATCGCAGAAGTTGAACTTCCTAAAAAACCAGTAGATCAACCTGTAATTGAAACCGTTGTTCCAACAAGCATCAACGATACTTATGCGCAAGCTAACAGGGCCGTTTATGAGCCCCGTCCAGCACCGGTACAGGAACAGCCAATAGAAAGAGAACAGCTCACAGAAACAACATTCTACAATTCCGATGGAGAATATTCAGACCAAGCTAAAACACCTGTTTATTTAAAAATCCTGATTGCACTGTTGCTGATCCTGATCGGACTTGCTGCTGCTTACTTCATTCGTCCTGACCTTTTTGATCCCATTCTGAAAAGAGGGCAGAACTCAACGGTCTTGCCTGTAGAAACGAGCCCAAGCGTTCAGGATGCTAAATTAACAGCAGATTCTCTGGCAAAAGCGGACAGCCTGAAAAGAAATTCAGCGCAAGCACTTCCAGTAAAGGATACCACTAAAAAAGACAGTTCAAACGTCACAAAACCGGCTGCTGCAAAACCAGTGGTTCCAAAACCCGAAACAACCGTACCCATTACCCAAAAACCCATTGCAACAACCCCTCCTGCAGTAGAAACCGGAACAACCTACGAGGTGATAGGTTCTTCGGTAACCAGCCAGAGGGAAGCCGAACGCTTTATTGCCAATATGAAATCTTTGGGAATTACCGCGAAAGCCATCCCTCCTACCAATGGCAGGAAAATAATAAAGCTCAGTATTGGCTCGTTTAAAGACTACAACACCGCTCATCAGGAAAGACCAAAATTGGAAAAGAAGTTAGGTATTAAAGACACATACATACACACAAATAAACCATTATAA
- a CDS encoding MotA/TolQ/ExbB proton channel family protein — MIALIQGATDSLKQLADTANNATQALAAAPPELHFIDLLLKGGWVMLPLAFLAFLGLVIFVERYLTIRKASKTESNLMLQIKQYIHDGRLDNAIALCKNNNSPLARMLEKGLKRIGRPIKDIEAAIENNGKLEVSKLEKNIGVLGIIAGIAPMLGFVGTIIGVITIFHDVSIKGAIEIGTISGGLYTKMITSATGLIIGIIAYVLYHILNMMVERIILRMETDAIEFIDLLEEPGK, encoded by the coding sequence ATGATCGCATTAATACAGGGTGCTACTGATAGCCTGAAACAACTTGCTGATACCGCCAACAACGCCACACAAGCCCTCGCTGCAGCACCACCGGAATTACACTTTATCGACCTGCTGTTAAAGGGTGGATGGGTAATGCTTCCCCTGGCTTTCCTTGCTTTTTTAGGATTAGTCATTTTTGTTGAAAGGTACCTGACCATCAGAAAAGCTTCTAAAACAGAATCTAACCTGATGCTTCAGATTAAACAATATATCCATGACGGCCGGTTGGACAATGCGATTGCTTTATGCAAGAACAACAACTCTCCTTTAGCCAGAATGTTGGAAAAAGGGCTAAAACGTATTGGCCGTCCGATTAAAGATATTGAAGCTGCAATTGAAAACAATGGAAAACTGGAAGTATCCAAACTGGAGAAAAACATTGGTGTACTGGGTATTATTGCCGGTATTGCACCCATGCTTGGTTTCGTTGGTACCATTATTGGGGTAATTACCATTTTCCATGATGTGTCTATCAAAGGTGCTATTGAGATTGGAACAATATCCGGAGGTTTATATACTAAAATGATCACTTCCGCTACAGGTCTGATCATCGGTATTATCGCTTATGTATTATATCATATCTTGAATATGATGGTAGAGCGCATCATACTAAGAATGGAAACTGATGCTATTGAGTTTATTGATCTATTAGAGGAGCCAGGTAAATAA